Proteins from a genomic interval of Rhodothermus marinus:
- a CDS encoding glycoside hydrolase family 78 protein: protein MVLLLLGGAKEGAAQSNQALQVTSLRTEYHVNPIGIEVRQPRLSWQLQSDRRDVRQVAYQIQVATSREALARGRELVWDSGRVESDQSVFVPYGGPALQSRQRYYWRVRVWDNHGRSSAWSEPAFWEMGLLSPEEWQAQWITYDWEEDTSQPQPAPMLRRTFRVDGRVRRARLYITSLGLYEAHLNGRRVGDQLFTPGWTSYHHRLQYQTYDVTDLLRPGENALGVILGDGWYRGYLGWGGRRNVYGDRLALLAQLEITYEDGRTQVVTSDPDWKATTGPIRMSDIYMGEIYDARLEKEGWTEPGYDDSDWRGVRVLEHPKDILIAPIGPPVRRIQEIRPVAILYTPEGDTVVDMGQNMVGWVRLRVRGPAGTVVTLRHAEVLDKHGNFYTENLRRARQTDQYILKGHGEEVFEPHFTFHGFRYVAVSGYPGELTPEAITGIVIHSAFEPTGTWISSDSLLNRLQLNIQWGMKGNFLDVPTDCPQRDERLGWTGDAQVFARTAMFNGLVGGFFTKWLGDVAADQSAEGAVPHVVPNVLPSFAGRFPGGATGWADAAVVIPWTMYQVYGDRRILEVQYPSMKAWVEYMRREAGEDLIWDTGFHFGDWLAFVPEENVRRAYPGATTGRDFLATAYFAYSTRLLAQAAEVIGKTDEARHYRQLYEAIREAFNREFVTPNGRVAQATQTAYTLAIQFDLLPEHLRAEAGRRLAEDVRAHNMHLTTGFLGTPQLLHALSNTGQLDVAYTLLRQTTYPSWLYQVKMGATTMWERWDSIKPDSTFQDPSMNSFNHYAYGSVGDWMYRVVAGIDTETPGYQRLRIAPQPGGGLKWVQARYHSLYGEVASSWELVDPQTFVLEVTIPPNTTATVRLPGAQLASVQEGRQPVQSAAGVHRAYQDGADVVIEVGSGTYRFTYPPSAELVRRIQTQPEVGQPVTVSF, encoded by the coding sequence ATGGTGCTCCTCTTGCTGGGAGGAGCGAAAGAGGGGGCTGCGCAGTCGAACCAGGCGTTGCAGGTTACTTCGCTCCGCACGGAATACCATGTCAATCCGATCGGGATCGAGGTCCGGCAGCCGCGGTTGAGCTGGCAATTACAGAGCGACCGGCGTGATGTACGCCAGGTGGCCTATCAGATTCAGGTGGCCACCAGCCGCGAAGCGCTCGCGCGCGGACGCGAGCTCGTATGGGACAGCGGCCGCGTCGAGTCGGACCAGTCGGTCTTCGTCCCCTATGGCGGACCGGCGCTGCAGAGCCGCCAGCGCTACTACTGGCGCGTGCGCGTCTGGGACAACCACGGCCGCAGCTCGGCCTGGAGCGAGCCGGCCTTCTGGGAAATGGGGCTGCTGTCGCCTGAGGAATGGCAGGCGCAGTGGATCACGTACGACTGGGAAGAGGATACCTCGCAGCCTCAACCCGCACCGATGCTGCGCCGGACGTTCCGCGTCGATGGCCGCGTGCGCCGCGCCCGCCTTTACATTACCAGCCTGGGACTCTACGAGGCGCACCTGAACGGTCGCCGCGTGGGCGACCAGCTCTTCACGCCGGGCTGGACGAGCTACCACCATCGCCTCCAGTACCAGACCTACGACGTAACGGACCTGCTGCGTCCGGGCGAAAATGCCCTGGGCGTGATTCTGGGCGATGGGTGGTACCGGGGCTATCTGGGATGGGGTGGGCGCCGCAACGTCTATGGCGACCGACTGGCACTCCTGGCCCAGCTCGAAATCACCTACGAGGACGGCCGCACGCAGGTCGTGACCTCGGACCCCGACTGGAAGGCGACGACCGGGCCCATCCGCATGTCGGACATCTACATGGGCGAGATCTACGACGCCCGCCTTGAAAAAGAAGGCTGGACCGAGCCGGGCTATGACGACAGCGACTGGCGGGGCGTGCGTGTACTGGAGCACCCGAAAGACATCCTGATCGCGCCCATCGGTCCGCCCGTGCGTCGCATTCAGGAGATCCGTCCGGTCGCGATCCTGTACACGCCCGAAGGCGATACGGTGGTGGATATGGGCCAGAACATGGTGGGCTGGGTGCGACTGCGCGTACGGGGGCCGGCCGGCACGGTCGTGACGCTCCGCCACGCCGAAGTGCTGGACAAACACGGCAATTTCTACACGGAAAACCTCCGCCGTGCCCGACAGACGGACCAGTACATCCTTAAAGGGCACGGCGAGGAAGTTTTCGAGCCCCATTTCACCTTCCACGGCTTCCGTTACGTGGCCGTCAGCGGCTATCCGGGGGAGCTGACACCTGAGGCCATTACCGGCATCGTGATCCACTCGGCCTTTGAGCCGACCGGCACATGGATCAGCTCGGACTCGCTGCTGAACCGGCTTCAGCTCAACATCCAGTGGGGCATGAAGGGCAACTTCCTGGACGTGCCCACCGACTGTCCGCAGCGCGACGAGCGGCTGGGATGGACGGGCGACGCCCAGGTGTTTGCCCGGACGGCCATGTTCAACGGGCTGGTCGGCGGCTTTTTTACCAAGTGGCTGGGTGATGTAGCGGCCGATCAGAGTGCGGAAGGAGCTGTACCCCATGTCGTGCCCAACGTCCTGCCTTCCTTTGCGGGACGGTTTCCGGGCGGTGCGACCGGCTGGGCCGATGCCGCCGTGGTCATTCCCTGGACGATGTACCAGGTGTATGGCGACCGGCGTATTCTGGAGGTGCAGTATCCCAGCATGAAGGCCTGGGTCGAGTACATGCGCCGGGAAGCAGGGGAGGATCTGATCTGGGACACGGGCTTCCACTTTGGCGACTGGCTGGCATTCGTGCCCGAAGAGAATGTGCGGCGGGCCTATCCGGGGGCGACGACCGGGCGCGATTTTCTGGCAACCGCCTACTTTGCCTACAGCACGCGGCTGCTGGCGCAGGCGGCCGAAGTAATCGGGAAAACCGACGAGGCCCGGCACTACCGGCAGTTGTACGAGGCCATCCGGGAAGCCTTCAACCGCGAATTCGTCACACCCAACGGGCGCGTTGCGCAGGCCACTCAGACGGCCTACACGCTGGCCATTCAGTTCGATCTGTTGCCCGAGCACCTGCGGGCCGAAGCCGGGCGCCGGCTGGCCGAAGACGTGCGCGCTCATAACATGCACCTGACCACGGGCTTTCTGGGCACCCCGCAGCTACTGCACGCGCTCAGCAACACCGGCCAGCTCGACGTGGCCTACACGCTGCTGCGGCAGACCACCTACCCCTCGTGGCTCTACCAGGTGAAAATGGGCGCCACCACGATGTGGGAGCGCTGGGACAGCATCAAGCCCGACAGCACCTTCCAGGACCCCAGCATGAATTCCTTCAACCACTATGCTTATGGCTCGGTGGGCGACTGGATGTATCGCGTGGTGGCGGGAATCGATACGGAAACGCCGGGCTACCAGCGGCTGCGCATTGCGCCGCAGCCGGGAGGTGGGCTGAAGTGGGTGCAGGCGCGCTACCATTCGCTCTACGGCGAGGTGGCCTCAAGCTGGGAGCTGGTCGATCCGCAGACGTTCGTGCTGGAAGTCACCATCCCGCCGAACACCACCGCCACCGTGCGCCTGCCGGGTGCGCAGCTGGCGTCGGTGCAGGAAGGCCGGCAGCCGGTGCAATCGGCGGCCGGGGTGCATCGGGCTTATCAGGACGGCGCCGACGTGGTGATCGAAGTCGGCTCGGGCACCTACCGGTTCACCTATCCGCCCTCGGCGGAGCTGGTCCGGCGCATTCAGACGCAGCCCGAGGTAGGACAGCCTGTGACGGTGAGCTTTTAG
- a CDS encoding purine-cytosine permease family protein, which translates to MAQSSRMQALAARLDALNEFDREPVTPDRLQGLGSFLGFYAGEHVAGTEFVIGPLFVAHGVAAADLIGGLLLGNLLAVLSWAFICAPIAVRTRLNLYWQLRKITGPYLLVLYNLVNALMFCFLAGSMISVAATAVGMPFDMKMPGLDDLYPNSVGWVLTVFFVGAVVTVFAILGFEKIAQLGKVAAPWMFLVFVACALAVLPQLGVHSWSDFWRVAQEKIWTGEPMPGRVKFTFWHVVFFSWFTNMAMHIGMADLTVLRYARKWTYGFASAAGMYLGHFIAWIASGILVAAALEQGGDVAPGPIAYLGAGVAGLIAVVIAGWTTANPTIYRAGLAIQTITPNWKRWKVTLAVGAVTTIAALFPAIMMRLLDFVALYGLLLMPMGAVIFADFWLLPRLGLRSYYAEWRRLLFSWPAAVAWGGTLLVCGLLNLLLGWQIFFLGLPGWFVAVALYVGLSYLQQRRAAPVTTPEVTANVTK; encoded by the coding sequence ATGGCACAATCTTCCCGCATGCAGGCCCTGGCGGCGCGGCTCGACGCGCTCAACGAATTCGATCGCGAGCCGGTAACGCCCGATCGGCTTCAGGGGCTAGGCAGTTTTCTGGGGTTTTACGCCGGCGAGCACGTGGCGGGCACGGAGTTCGTCATCGGGCCGCTGTTCGTCGCGCACGGCGTGGCGGCGGCCGATCTGATCGGCGGATTGCTGCTGGGTAACCTGCTGGCCGTGCTCTCCTGGGCGTTCATCTGTGCGCCGATTGCCGTACGCACGCGCCTGAACCTCTACTGGCAGCTCCGCAAGATCACGGGGCCGTACCTGCTGGTGCTCTACAATCTTGTCAATGCCCTGATGTTCTGCTTCCTGGCCGGCTCCATGATCTCGGTGGCAGCCACGGCCGTCGGCATGCCCTTCGACATGAAAATGCCCGGGCTCGACGATCTGTATCCGAACAGTGTGGGCTGGGTGCTGACTGTGTTTTTCGTCGGGGCGGTGGTGACGGTCTTCGCCATCTTGGGCTTCGAAAAGATCGCCCAGCTGGGTAAGGTGGCGGCCCCGTGGATGTTTCTGGTGTTTGTGGCCTGCGCGCTGGCTGTCCTGCCGCAGCTGGGCGTGCATTCGTGGAGCGACTTCTGGCGCGTGGCCCAGGAGAAGATCTGGACCGGCGAGCCCATGCCGGGCCGCGTGAAGTTCACCTTCTGGCATGTGGTGTTTTTCTCCTGGTTTACGAACATGGCCATGCATATCGGCATGGCGGATCTGACCGTGTTGCGCTACGCGCGCAAATGGACCTACGGCTTTGCCAGCGCGGCCGGCATGTACCTGGGGCACTTCATCGCCTGGATCGCCTCGGGCATCCTGGTGGCGGCCGCGCTGGAGCAGGGCGGCGACGTGGCCCCCGGCCCCATCGCCTACCTGGGGGCCGGCGTGGCCGGGCTGATCGCCGTCGTGATCGCCGGCTGGACGACGGCCAACCCCACCATCTATCGGGCCGGACTGGCCATCCAGACAATCACGCCCAACTGGAAGCGCTGGAAGGTTACGCTGGCCGTGGGCGCCGTGACCACCATCGCTGCGCTGTTCCCAGCCATTATGATGCGGCTGCTCGACTTCGTGGCGCTCTACGGGCTGCTTCTGATGCCTATGGGTGCGGTGATCTTTGCCGATTTCTGGCTGCTGCCGCGCCTGGGATTGCGCTCCTACTATGCCGAGTGGCGCAGACTGCTTTTCAGCTGGCCCGCCGCCGTGGCCTGGGGTGGGACGCTGCTCGTGTGCGGATTGCTGAACCTGCTGCTGGGCTGGCAGATCTTCTTCCTCGGCTTGCCCGGATGGTTCGTGGCCGTGGCGCTCTACGTGGGGCTCAGCTACCTGCAGCAGCGCCGCGCGGCGCCGGTGACGACACCCGAAGTTACCGCAAACGTGACGAAATAA
- a CDS encoding TIM barrel protein, with translation MKKAMIDAEILERHNRQREAAHRRDLEYLAERLARSGIVLEAVLDELATFEVALPTWAMAAGGTRFGRFPIPGEPRTIFEKLEDAAVIHQLTRATPRVSPHFPWDVVDDWAALRAHAEALGLGFDAVNSNTFQDQPDQPYSYKLGSLSHADPAVRRQAIAHNLQVVAWGQELGSTALTVWLADGSNYPGQMHLRRSFERVQESLAEIYAALPEGWRMLIEYKPYEPAFYATVIQDWGSALLLAQALGERAQCLVDLGHHLPNTNIELIVARLIGAGKLGGFHFNDAKYGDDDLTAGSIKPYQLFLVFNELVDAAREGVPGFRPAYMIDQSHNVKDPIEALLQTVDHLQRAYARALLVDREALSHYQETGDVLMAERTLRAAFETDVGPLVAEVRRRRGGALDPVLAFRESGYRQQKARERSTPATAQAPGYA, from the coding sequence CTGAAAAAAGCCATGATCGACGCGGAAATTCTGGAACGACACAACCGACAGCGCGAGGCCGCGCACCGGCGTGATCTGGAGTACCTGGCCGAGCGGCTGGCGCGAAGCGGGATCGTGCTGGAAGCGGTGCTCGACGAACTGGCCACTTTCGAGGTGGCGCTGCCCACCTGGGCCATGGCGGCCGGCGGTACACGCTTCGGGCGCTTTCCGATACCGGGCGAACCGCGCACCATCTTCGAAAAGCTCGAAGATGCTGCCGTCATTCATCAGCTCACGCGGGCCACGCCGCGCGTGTCGCCGCATTTCCCCTGGGACGTGGTAGATGACTGGGCGGCGCTGCGGGCCCATGCCGAGGCACTGGGGCTGGGCTTCGATGCGGTCAACTCGAACACGTTTCAGGATCAACCCGACCAGCCATATTCCTACAAACTGGGCTCGCTCAGTCACGCCGATCCGGCCGTCCGGCGCCAGGCCATCGCGCACAACCTGCAGGTCGTCGCCTGGGGACAGGAGCTGGGTTCAACGGCACTGACCGTCTGGCTGGCCGACGGAAGCAACTATCCGGGCCAGATGCACCTGCGCCGCAGCTTCGAGCGCGTGCAGGAAAGCCTGGCCGAAATCTACGCGGCGCTCCCCGAAGGCTGGCGGATGCTCATCGAATACAAGCCCTACGAACCGGCTTTCTACGCCACGGTCATTCAGGACTGGGGCTCGGCCCTGCTGCTGGCTCAGGCGCTGGGTGAGCGTGCGCAATGTCTGGTCGATCTGGGCCATCACCTGCCCAACACCAACATCGAGCTCATCGTGGCACGGCTCATCGGGGCCGGCAAGCTGGGAGGCTTTCATTTCAACGATGCCAAGTATGGCGACGACGATCTGACGGCCGGTTCGATCAAGCCCTACCAGCTTTTCCTGGTATTCAACGAACTGGTCGATGCAGCGCGCGAGGGCGTGCCGGGCTTTCGGCCGGCCTACATGATCGATCAGAGCCACAACGTGAAGGATCCGATCGAGGCGCTACTGCAGACGGTCGATCACCTGCAGCGGGCCTATGCGCGGGCGCTGCTGGTCGATCGCGAGGCACTCAGCCACTACCAGGAGACGGGCGACGTGCTCATGGCCGAGCGAACGCTACGGGCGGCGTTCGAGACCGACGTCGGGCCGCTGGTGGCCGAAGTGCGTCGCCGTCGCGGTGGTGCCCTGGACCCCGTACTGGCTTTCCGGGAGTCCGGTTACCGCCAACAGAAAGCCCGCGAACGAAGCACTCCGGCAACCGCACAGGCACCCGGCTATGCGTGA
- a CDS encoding rhamnulokinase: MRERRAGYLAFDLGASSGRAMLGWLEGPVLHMAEVHRFETPLIERDGHLFWDVEALEQEIWTGLQQALEQMPALRAVSVDSWAVDYVLLDREGRPLRPPYSYRDTRTRPMMARAFARVSPTELYARTGIQLIPINTLYQLLADLEEDPAMLRRAERLLLIADYFNQRLGGQPVVEVSMASTTQLMNVHTRQWDAELLRAFGLDFPCWPDIVPSGQVIGQVRGHPSVAVIASCSHDTACAVAAVPARPGTRWAYISLGTWALLGVERTTPILTDAAREAGFTHEAGLDGTIRFLKNLTGLWVLQECLRAWRQEGPVSWETLEAEARAAPADRCYLDLDDPYFFEPGQMPERIVAYCRRHGLPVPEGRGQMVRAILESLAQNFRRALRQLEALIEAPVDTLHIVGGGARNRLLCQLTADTCEVRVVAGPAEATAMGNLLIQARTLGDLPEGYTLRDVVARSETCWIYEPHQEPIPQTLTEG; the protein is encoded by the coding sequence ATGCGTGAGCGGCGAGCAGGCTACCTGGCCTTCGATCTGGGCGCCTCCAGCGGGCGTGCCATGCTGGGCTGGCTGGAAGGGCCGGTCCTGCACATGGCCGAAGTGCATCGCTTCGAGACGCCTTTGATCGAACGGGACGGCCATCTCTTCTGGGACGTGGAGGCGCTGGAACAGGAGATCTGGACCGGCCTGCAGCAGGCGCTGGAGCAGATGCCAGCGCTGCGTGCGGTGTCGGTGGATTCCTGGGCGGTCGATTACGTGCTGCTGGACCGGGAGGGACGTCCGCTCCGGCCGCCTTACAGCTACCGGGACACGCGGACGCGCCCGATGATGGCGCGGGCCTTTGCCCGGGTCTCTCCGACTGAACTCTACGCCCGGACAGGTATCCAGCTGATTCCTATCAACACGCTCTACCAGCTGCTGGCCGACCTGGAGGAGGACCCGGCGATGCTTCGCCGGGCTGAACGGCTACTGCTGATCGCCGACTACTTCAACCAACGGCTGGGCGGGCAACCCGTGGTCGAAGTCTCGATGGCCAGCACCACCCAGCTCATGAACGTGCATACCCGCCAGTGGGACGCGGAGCTGCTGCGCGCGTTCGGGCTCGATTTTCCGTGCTGGCCCGACATTGTGCCTTCAGGCCAGGTGATCGGCCAGGTGCGGGGGCATCCATCCGTGGCCGTGATCGCTTCCTGCTCGCACGACACGGCCTGCGCGGTGGCGGCCGTGCCCGCTCGTCCGGGCACCCGCTGGGCCTACATCAGCCTCGGCACCTGGGCACTGCTGGGCGTGGAGCGTACCACGCCGATCCTGACCGACGCCGCCCGGGAGGCCGGCTTCACGCACGAGGCAGGACTTGACGGTACGATTCGCTTTTTGAAAAACCTGACGGGCCTCTGGGTGCTGCAGGAGTGCCTTCGAGCATGGCGCCAGGAAGGACCGGTCTCGTGGGAAACGCTCGAAGCCGAAGCGCGTGCGGCGCCCGCCGATCGGTGCTACCTCGACCTGGACGATCCCTACTTCTTCGAACCGGGGCAGATGCCCGAGCGCATTGTGGCCTATTGCCGGCGGCACGGCCTTCCGGTACCGGAAGGCCGGGGCCAGATGGTGCGGGCCATCCTGGAAAGCCTGGCCCAGAACTTCCGGCGGGCGCTGCGCCAGCTGGAGGCGCTCATCGAAGCGCCGGTCGATACGCTGCACATCGTGGGGGGCGGCGCCCGTAACCGGCTGCTCTGTCAGCTCACGGCCGACACCTGCGAGGTGCGTGTGGTGGCCGGTCCAGCCGAGGCGACGGCCATGGGCAACCTGCTCATTCAGGCCCGCACGCTGGGCGACCTGCCCGAAGGCTACACACTGCGTGACGTTGTGGCCCGCTCCGAGACCTGCTGGATCTACGAACCTCATCAGGAACCCATTCCGCAAACCTTAACTGAAGGATAG
- a CDS encoding bifunctional rhamnulose-1-phosphate aldolase/short-chain dehydrogenase, which translates to METQMTFTFVENRWDDAVADQLDPLGRLVYRSNLLGSDWRITNTGGGNTSSKLIERDPITGEPVEVLWVKGSGGDLRTATRKNFASLYQQKLLALQEIYARMEPRGPKTPAEDAMVELFRHCIFNLNPCAPSIDTPLHSFIPYRHVDHTHPVPCIAIATAKDGPDLTREIYGDEVLWVDWQRPGFELGLKLQELCRRHPSARGAILGGHGLINWADDDKECYLLTLRLIDQAAQYLARFDRGIETFGGRKYPALSEAEREAVLVEILPWLRGQLSQEKRVIATVEASENVLDFVNSNRAPELAELGTSCPDHFLRTKIKPLYVDWNPTAESLEVLKERLQEGLERYRADYRAYYEAHRKPDSPPMRGADPTVVLIPGVGMIAWGKTKSESRVTAEFYKSAIEVMRGAESVSTYTALPRQEAFDIEYWALEEAKLRRMPPEKELARQIVVVVGAGSGIGRRVAERLVQEGAVVAALDLNGPAARETADRILEQVGMGIGVAGTGISACGDAIGLEVDMTDREAVRRALRSVILAYGGLDHLVITAGLYVPPPPTGEIPDARWDDTFRVNVTGPFIVADEARRIWEAQGLPGSLVITTSVNAVVPKVGSMAYDTSKAAANHLVRELALALAPLVRVNGVAPATVVEGSAMFPRERVIASLLRYGIPFDENEDTETLRQRLADFYARRNLLKAPITLDDQAEAIFLLVSGRRLSKTTGQVLHVDGGIPEGFLR; encoded by the coding sequence ATGGAAACACAGATGACGTTTACGTTCGTGGAAAACCGCTGGGACGATGCGGTCGCGGATCAACTGGATCCGCTGGGACGCCTGGTGTACCGTTCCAACCTGCTGGGCAGCGACTGGCGCATCACGAACACCGGCGGTGGCAATACGTCCTCCAAGCTGATCGAGCGTGATCCGATCACCGGCGAGCCCGTCGAGGTGCTCTGGGTCAAAGGCTCCGGAGGTGATCTGCGCACGGCTACGCGGAAAAACTTCGCCTCGCTTTACCAGCAGAAACTATTGGCGCTGCAGGAAATCTACGCCCGTATGGAACCGCGTGGCCCCAAGACGCCAGCCGAAGATGCGATGGTCGAACTGTTTCGCCACTGCATCTTCAACCTGAACCCCTGCGCGCCCAGCATCGACACGCCGCTGCATAGTTTTATCCCTTATCGGCACGTCGACCATACCCATCCGGTCCCCTGCATTGCCATCGCGACCGCCAAAGACGGACCGGACCTGACACGGGAGATCTACGGTGACGAGGTGCTCTGGGTGGACTGGCAGCGGCCCGGCTTCGAGCTGGGGCTCAAACTGCAGGAACTCTGCCGTCGGCATCCTTCGGCCCGCGGGGCGATTCTGGGAGGGCACGGCCTCATCAACTGGGCCGACGACGACAAGGAGTGCTACCTGCTCACGCTGCGATTGATCGACCAGGCTGCGCAATATCTGGCTCGCTTCGATCGGGGTATCGAAACGTTCGGCGGACGGAAATATCCGGCGCTTTCCGAAGCCGAACGGGAAGCCGTGCTGGTTGAAATCCTGCCCTGGCTGCGTGGCCAGCTCAGCCAGGAGAAGCGGGTGATCGCTACCGTCGAGGCGAGCGAAAACGTCCTAGATTTTGTCAACTCGAACAGAGCGCCGGAACTGGCCGAACTGGGAACGTCGTGTCCGGACCACTTCCTGCGCACGAAGATCAAGCCGCTTTACGTGGACTGGAATCCGACGGCTGAGTCGCTGGAGGTGCTCAAAGAGCGCCTGCAGGAAGGGCTGGAGCGGTACCGCGCCGACTATCGGGCCTACTACGAAGCGCATCGCAAGCCCGACTCGCCGCCCATGCGCGGCGCCGACCCGACGGTGGTGCTCATTCCCGGCGTCGGCATGATCGCCTGGGGCAAGACCAAAAGCGAAAGCCGCGTGACGGCCGAGTTTTACAAGAGCGCCATCGAGGTGATGCGCGGGGCCGAGTCGGTCAGCACCTACACGGCGTTGCCGCGCCAGGAGGCGTTCGACATCGAGTACTGGGCACTGGAGGAGGCCAAGCTGCGGCGTATGCCGCCCGAGAAGGAACTGGCTCGGCAGATTGTCGTCGTCGTGGGAGCGGGTAGTGGCATCGGCCGTCGCGTGGCCGAACGGCTGGTACAGGAAGGCGCGGTAGTGGCTGCACTGGACCTGAACGGTCCGGCCGCCCGTGAAACGGCCGATCGCATCCTGGAGCAGGTGGGCATGGGCATCGGGGTAGCGGGTACGGGCATTTCGGCCTGCGGCGACGCCATCGGCCTGGAAGTGGACATGACCGATCGCGAGGCCGTGCGCCGGGCGCTTCGTTCGGTGATTCTGGCCTATGGTGGACTGGACCATCTGGTGATCACCGCCGGACTCTACGTGCCGCCGCCGCCCACCGGCGAGATCCCCGATGCCCGCTGGGACGACACCTTCCGGGTGAATGTGACAGGGCCGTTCATCGTAGCGGACGAAGCTCGGCGCATCTGGGAAGCCCAGGGCCTCCCGGGCTCGCTGGTGATTACCACCAGCGTCAACGCCGTAGTGCCCAAGGTGGGCAGTATGGCGTACGATACGAGCAAAGCGGCCGCCAACCACCTCGTGCGCGAGCTGGCCCTCGCACTGGCACCGCTCGTCCGGGTCAACGGCGTGGCGCCTGCGACGGTCGTCGAAGGCAGCGCCATGTTTCCGCGCGAGCGGGTCATCGCTTCCCTCCTGCGCTATGGCATCCCCTTCGACGAAAATGAAGACACCGAAACGCTTCGCCAGCGACTGGCCGACTTCTACGCGCGGCGCAACCTGCTCAAAGCGCCGATCACGCTGGACGATCAGGCCGAAGCGATCTTCCTGCTGGTGAGCGGACGCCGCCTGAGCAAAACCACCGGCCAGGTGCTCCACGTGGACGGCGGCATTCCGGAAGGCTTTCTGCGATGA
- a CDS encoding (Fe-S)-binding protein has translation MTVALFVPCYIDQFYPRVARAALTLLERLGCRVEVPLDQTCCGQPLANAGFAREARPVMAHFVRVFAPYDYIVAPSGSCVFHVRHHLEADDAEAVRHVQQRTYELCQFLREVLQVERIEARFPHRVAVHDSCHGLRGLGLGRPSERMVPAYSVVRDLLRQVDGLELVEPSRPDECCGFGGTFAVEEEAMSVRMGQDRLDDFLQAGAEVVVSTDMSCLMHLEGLARRQQLPLRFLHVAEILAGAD, from the coding sequence ATGACCGTCGCGCTTTTTGTGCCCTGCTATATCGATCAGTTTTACCCGCGCGTGGCGCGGGCGGCGCTGACGCTGCTGGAGCGGCTGGGCTGTCGCGTGGAGGTCCCGCTGGATCAGACCTGCTGCGGGCAGCCGCTGGCCAACGCGGGTTTTGCCCGGGAGGCGCGGCCTGTCATGGCGCATTTCGTGCGAGTGTTCGCGCCGTACGATTACATCGTGGCGCCTTCGGGTAGTTGCGTCTTTCACGTGCGACATCATCTGGAAGCGGACGACGCCGAAGCCGTCCGGCACGTGCAGCAGCGCACCTACGAGCTGTGCCAGTTTCTGCGCGAAGTGCTGCAGGTCGAGCGGATTGAAGCGCGCTTCCCGCACCGTGTGGCAGTACACGACAGCTGCCACGGCCTGCGCGGCCTGGGACTGGGCCGTCCGTCCGAGCGTATGGTCCCCGCCTACAGCGTGGTGCGTGACCTGCTGCGTCAGGTCGATGGACTGGAGCTGGTCGAGCCGTCGCGCCCCGACGAGTGCTGCGGTTTCGGTGGAACGTTCGCCGTCGAAGAAGAAGCGATGTCGGTGCGCATGGGGCAGGATCGGCTCGACGACTTCCTGCAGGCCGGCGCCGAAGTGGTCGTCAGTACCGATATGTCCTGCCTGATGCATCTGGAGGGGCTGGCACGGCGGCAGCAGCTGCCCCTGCGCTTTCTGCACGTGGCCGAGATCCTTGCCGGAGCGGACTGA